The following nucleotide sequence is from Sphingomonas swuensis.
CTGACCTTCCTCCCGAGCCTCGCGCTTGGCCCCGTCGCCGATCATCTCGCGATGATCAGCGGCCAAACCTTCTGAAGGACGCACTCCCCATGTCCCGCACCGTCTCGGAACCGACCTCGATGTTCAGCGCCGCGCTCGTCCTGCCGGCGCTCGTCGAGAGCATCCGCAAGCTCGATCCTCGCCAGCTCGTCCGCAACCCCGTGATGTTCACCACGGGCGTGGTCGCGCTGCTCCTCACCGCTCTGCTCGTCACTGGCCACGGCACCGGGAGCATCGCCTTCCAGGTTCAGCTCGTCGCCTGGCTGTGGCTGACCGTCCTGTTCGGCAATTTCGCCGAGGCGCTGGCCGAGGGCCGTGGCAAGGCGCAGGCCGCTTCGCTCCGCGACACCAAGTCGCAACTGTGGGCCAAGCGCCTGCTCGGCGTCGGCGACACCTACGGCAAGATCCCCGCCACCCAGCTGATGGTGGACGAGATCGTGCTGGTCGAGACCGGCGACCTCATCCCGGCCGACGGCGAGGTCGTGGCGGGCGTCGCGTCGGTCAACGAGGCGGCAATCACCGGCGAATCTGCCCCCGTCATCCGCGAGGCCGGCGGCGACCGGTCGGCGGTGACCGCCGGGACAAGGGTCATCTCCGACTGGATCAAGGTGCGGGTGACGCAGGAGCCGGGCGAAGGCTTCCTCGACCGGATGATCGCGCTGGTCGAAGGGGCGTCGCGACAGAAGACCCCGAACGAGGTCGCGCTCACCATCCTGCTCGTCGGGCTGACCATCATCTTCCTCATCGCGGTCGCGACCATTCCCGGCCTCGCGGCCTATTCGGGCGGGACAATCGGCGTGCCGCTGCTGGCGGCGCTTCTGATCACGCTCATCCCGACCACGATCGCAGCCCTTCTCTCGGCCATCGGGATCGCCGGGATGGACCGGCTGGTGCGATTCAACGTGCTCGCCAAGTCGGGTCGCGCGGTCGAGGCCGCTGGCGACATCGATGTCCTGCTCCTCGACAAGACCGGAACGATCACGCTCGGCGACCGCCACGCCACCGAGTTCCGCCCGCTTGCCGGGGTCAGCGATGCCCAGCTTGCCGAAGCGGCCTATCTCGCCAGCCTCGCCGACGAGACGCCCGAGGGCCGCTCGGTCGTCGCGCTGGCGCAGGAGCGCTACGGAGTGGCTCCGCGCGCGATGCCGGCCGGCGCCGAAGTCATCCCCTTCACCTCGCAGACCCGCCTAAGCGGGCTTCGCATCGATGGCCGGCGGCTCGAAAAGGGCGCGGTCGACTCGATCCTCAAGGCCGCCGGCGGCGCGGACAGCCCGGCCGCGACCGAACTCAAGCGGATCACCGACGAGATCGCCCGCAGCGGTGGCACCCCGCTGGCCGTGGCGGAGAACGGCCGCCTGCTCGGCGCGCTGCACCTCAAGGACATCATCAAGGCCGGGATGCGCGAACGCTTCACCCAGCTTCGTGCGATGGGGATCCGGACGGTGATGATCACCGGCGACAATCCCCTCACCGCCGCCTCGATCGCGGCCGAGGCCGGGGTTGACGACTTCCTCGCCGAGGCCACTCCAGAGGACAAGCTTGAGCTCATCCGAAAGGAGCAGACCGGCGGGCGGCTGGTGGCGATGTGCGGCGATGGGACCAACGACGCGCCCGCACTCGCCCAGTCCGACGTCGGGATCGCGATGAACACCGGCACCCAGGCCGCGCGCGAGGCGGGCAACATGGTCGACCTCGACAGCGACCCAACCAAGCTCATCGAGGTGGTCGGGCTCGGCAAGCAGTTGCTGATGACCCGCGGCGCGCTCACCACCTTCTCGGTCGCCAACGACGTCGCCAAATATTTCGCGATCATCCCGGCGATCTTCGTCGCGCTCTATCCGACGCTCGGCATGCTCAACGTGATGCGGCTCGGGAGCAGCGAAAGCGCGATCCTCAGCGCGATCATCTTCAACGCGCTGATCATCCCCCTGCTGGTGCCATTGGCGCTCAAGGGAGTGCGCTACCGGCCCGCGCCGGCCGGCGACATCCTTCGCCGCAACCTCGCCGTCTACGGGCTCGGCGGCCTCGTCGCCCCATTCGTCGGAATCAAGCTCATCGATATGGCCGTCGTCGGCCTGCACCTCGCCTGAGGAGGCTTACATATGCTTCGCGACCTTTCGTCCGCCATCCGCCCCGCCCTCGTCCTGCTTCTGGCATTCACGCTGCTGCTGGGCCTCGTCTACCCGATCGCCGTGACCGGCGTGGCGCAGGTCGCCCTGCCGACCCAGGCGAACGGCAGCCTTCTGCGCGAGGGCGACCGGATCATCGGCTCGAGCCTGATCGGCCAGACCTTCGCCAGCCCCCGCTATTTCCACGGTCGCCCGTCGGCCGCCGGCGACGGCTATGATGCCGCGGCATCCTCGGGTTCGAACCTCGGCCCGACCAGCGCCGACCTCAAGAATGCCATCGCCGAGCGGATCGCGGCCGCCCGGACCGAGGGCGTGTCCGGACCGGTGCCCGCGGATATGGTGACGGCAAGCGGCTCCGGGCTCGATCCCGACATTTCCCCGGCCAATGCGATGGCGCAGGTCGCGCGGGTCGCGGCGGCGCGCGGCATGGGCGTCGAGGCGCTCAGCGCCATGGTAGCGGGCTCGGTCGAGCGGCCGCTGCTCGGCGAGCCGCGGGTCAATGTCCTGCTCCTCAATCGACAACTCGACCGGGCGGCGGCACAAGCCGGGCGGTGAACGCCGGCGATGCCCCTCGACCCTCCCCCGACGCGCTGCTGCGGCAGGTGCGGCGGGACGAGCGCGGGCGCCTCAAGGTCTACCTCGGTGCCTCGCCGGGGGTCGGCAAGACCTACGAGATGCTGGCGGACGCGGCCGGTCTGAGTCGCGCCGGGGTCGACGTGGTGATCGGCGTGGTCGAGACCCACGGCCGGGCCGAGACGACGGCGCTGACCGCCGGTTTCGAGATCCTCCCCCGCCAGACACTGGCCTATCAGGGCCGCCAGCTCGAGGAGATGGACCTCGACGCGCTGCTTGCCCGGCGTCCGGCCTTGGCGCTGGTCGACGAGCTCGCGCACACCAATGCGCCCGGAAGCCGCCATCCCAAGCGCTATCAGGATGTCGAGGAGCTGCTCGCGGCGGGGATCGACGTCCACACGACGGTCAACATCCAGCATGTCGAGAGCCTCAACGACCTCGTCGCCTCCTTCACCAGGGTACGGGTTCGCGAGACCGTGCCCGACAGCATCATCGAGCAGGCCGAGCTCGAGGTCGTGGACCTTCCGCCCGACGAACTCATCCAGCGCCTGAAGGACGGCAAGGTCTATGTGCCGGACGAGGCCTCGCGCGCGCTCGGCCACTTCTTCTCCCGCTCCAACCTGTCGGCGCTGCGCGAGCTCGCCCTGCGCCAGGCCGCGCAGCGAGTGGACCGCGACATCCTCGTCGACACGGCGGCGGGCGGATTGGCCGGCAAATGGGCTGCCGGCGAGCGCGTCCTCGTCGCCGTCAGCGAGCTTCCCGGTGCCGACAGCCTTGTCCGCGCGACCAAGCGGCTGGCCGATGCCCTGCGTGCGCCGTGGGTCGCCCTCCACGTCGAGACCGCGCGGACGGCGACCTTCGGCGATGTCGAGCGACAGCGGCTCGCGGCGACGATGCAGCTCGCCTCGCGGCTCGGGGGCGAGGTCGTCTCGGCACCGGCGGAGACGGTGCTCGAGGGCATCAAGCGCTACGCCGCCGACGCCCGCACCACCCAGATCGTGGTCGGCAAGTCGGCCCGCTCGCGCTGGTTCGAGCTTCGGCACGGCTCGGTGGTCGACCGGCTGGTGCGCGAGACGCCCGACATCGCCGTGCATGTGCTGCCGCTGGTGAAAGGGGCCGCTCCCGTGCCGCAGGAGCGCCGGCCGGGCCGCTGGGGCTCTCCCGCCGGCTACTTCTGGTCCGCGCTCGCGGTCGCGGCGGTGACCGGGATCGGACACCTGGCCGGAAGCATCGGGATCGTCAGCAACATTGGCATGCTGTTCCTCGTGCCGGTCCTGATCGCGGCGATGCGCTTCGGCCTCCGGACGGGCATTGCAACGGGTGTCATTTCGAGCCTGTGCTACAACTTCTTCTTCATCCCGCCGCTCTACACCTTCACCATCGGTGATCCCGAGAATGTCGTCGCCTTCCTCGTCCTTCTCGGGGTCGCGATCGTCGTCAGCCAGCTTGCGGCGCGGGTGCAGGCGCAGGCGACCATCGCCCGCAAGAGCGCCGCGCAGAACAGCGCGCTGGCCGGGATCGCACGCAATCTGACCGGGGTCACCGACCGCATTTCCCTGGGCGAGGTGCTTGCCCGCGAGGCCGCCCAATTGCTTCAGCTGGACGCCATCTTCCTTTCACGGGACGTGGACGGCTCGGTCCGGCTCACGGCCGGCGCGCCCGCCCTTCCGCGCCTCGACACCCTCGACCTCGCAGCGGCCGAATGGGCGTTCGAGAAGAATGAGGCGACCGGCCGTGGATCGGGAACCCTGACCTCGTCCGACTGGCAGTTCCACCCGATCGCGACCGACCGGCGGGTGCTCGCGGTCCTCGGCCTCGGCGGGACGAGCCAGGGCGATGTCCTCCGCTCGGACCAGCATCAGTTGCTGGTCAGTGTCCTCGATCAGGCCTCGCTGGCGCTCCGCAGGGTCGCGCTCGAGGAGGAGATGGCGGACGTCGCCAAGCTCCAGGAGCGCGACCGGCTCAAGGCGGCGCTGCTCTCCTCGGTCAGCCACGACCTCAGGACCCCGTTGACGTCGATCCTCGCCGCCGTTGAGGAACTCCGCCGCCGACAGGCCTCGTCCGAGACCGCGATCATCGAGCGCGAAGCCCAGCGGCTCAACCGCTTCGTCGCCAACCTGCTCGAGATGGTACGGGTGGAAAGCGGTGCGCTCGACCTCAGGCTGACCGCGGTCGACCTCACCGAAGCGGTGGCGAGCGCGGTCCACGATCTCCGCTCCGCGCTCGCCGACCATCCGCTCGAGCTTCAGGTGCCACCCAACCTGCCCCTCGTCCGCGCCGACGAGCGGCTGCTCCACCAGTGCCTCGTCAACCTGATCGAGAACGCCGCCAAATTCAGCCCGGGCGGAAGTCCGATCATCGTCGCCGGGCGGCGCACGGCGAGCGCGATCGAGCTCCAGATCATCGACGAAGGACCGGGCCTTCCGCCCGGCAGCGAGGATCGCATCTTCGAGACCTTTGCCCGCCTCGAGGGATCGGACCGGGTCGGCGGCACCGGGCTCGGACTTGCCATCGTGCGTGGCTTCGCCGGTGGCATGAACCTTACCGCGACCGCGGCCAATCGCACCGATCGCACGGGAGCGGTCTTCACCATCACCTTCCCCGAAGCCAGCCTGCTCCGGGAAACCCAGCAATGCTGAGCGCGGCCCCGATCCTCATCGTCGACGACGAGCCCGCCATCAGGCGCCTCCTGCGCGGGGCGCTGGAGCGGTCGGGGCATGCGGTAGTCGAGGCGGAGTCGGGACGCGAGGCGCTCGGTGCCCTCGAGATCGACAAACCGGCGCTCGTTCTGCTCGATCTCGGCCTGCCCGACCGCGACGGACTCGAGCTAATCCCGCTGTTCAAGGCGCGCGCGGTCGCGGTGCTGGTGGTCAGCGCGCGCGAGGCCACCGCCGAGAAGGTCGCCGCGCTCGACCTCGGGGCCGACGACTATGTCACCAAGCCGTTCGACACCGAAGAAGTGCTGGCGCGGGTGCGGACCGCGCTCCGCCGGACGGTCTCGGCCAGCGGCGATCCACTGCTTACCATCGGCGACGTCGCGATCGACCTCGACAAGCGGCGGGTGACACGGGCTGGCGAGGACGTGCACCTGCGCCCCAAGGAATATGCCTTGCTGTCCGAACTTGCCCGCCAGCCTGGCAAGGTCCTCACCCATGCCCATCTGCTGCGAACGATCTGGGGTCCGGCGCACGAGCGCGACCTCGAATACCTTCGCGTCGCCGCGCGCGGGCTGCGCCTCAAGCTGGAGCAGGACCCCGCTTCGCCGAGGATGATCATCAATGAACCCGCCGTGGGCTACCGGCTCAACGAGCGCTCGCCGGCAGATTGAGGCCATGTTCGAGGCCGGCTCGATCCGCGCCTGAAGGCGATTGACGGTTGCGCAATCGCGTGGGTCATGGAAACGCGCTGCAATCGATGTTCATTCCGGATTTGCCGCGCCCATGAAGAAGAACCAAGAGGATGCCCTTGGCATGCGCTCGAACCTGGGCACGCTGGCCGGTATCGCCGCCGCCCTCCTCTTCTTCCTCGCCACGGGGATCGTCACCTACCTCAACATTCAGTCGGTCCGCACCGAGACCGACCGGGTCGCGACCACCCATGAGGTCATCACCGGGCTCGGCGACCTCCTGTCCGCGATGCAGGACGCCGAGACCGGACAGCGCGGCTATCTGCTGACCGGCGACCCTGCCTTTCTCCAGCCTTATCGCGATGCGCAGTCGCGAAGCGTGGCAAGCCTCCAGAGCCTCGACCGGCTGACCCATGACGATCCGGCGCAGCAGGCCAATCTGCGCGCGCTTCGGCCGCAGGTGGATGCCAAGTTCGCCGGCCTTGCCCGCTCGATCGAGGTCAGGCGCACGCAGGGGCTGCAAGGCACGCTGACGACGATCGATGCCGATCGCGACAAGGCCGAAATGGACGCGGTCAGGGCGCGGATCGCCCAGCTGCGCGCCGAGGAGCGGCGAACCCGCCTTTCGCGGCTGGATCAGCGCGACGCGGCCTTCCAGTCAGCGATCCTCAGCACCATCCTCGCAGCCCTGCTCGGCATGGGGCTGACGCTTGCCATCGGCTTCCTCAACCACCGCGCCATGCAGCTCCGGCGCCGCCAGCTGTGGCTGCGCTCGGGAGAGGTCGGGCTGAGCCAGGCCATGCTCGGCGACAAGGACGTTCGCGGGCTCAGCGGCGACATCGTCGATTACCTGACGAGCTACACCGGCGCCCAGGCTGCCGTCCTGTTCAAGGGCGAGCATGGCGTCTTCCAGCAGATGGCGACGCTCGGGGTCCCGTCGGAAGCCAAGGTGCCGCAGCGCTTCGCCCTTCGCGAAGGCCTGCTCGGGCGGGTCGCGGCCGAGGGCGCGCCGATGATCATCGACGACGTGCCCGAGGGCTATCTCACCATCGGCTCGGCGCTTGGAAGCGATGTGCCGCGTCACCTGGTGATCGCGCCGCTCCGCGCCGATGGGCTGGTCAACGCAGTGGTCGAGCTGGGCTTCCTCAAGGCGGTCGATGACCGAGTGCTCGAGCTGCTGGAGCATGTCGCCCAGCCCGCCGGCACCGCGCTTCGCTCGGCCAAGTACCGGACCGAGCTCCAGATGCTCCTCGAGGAGACGCAGCGCCAGACCGAGGAGCTGCAGGTCCAGAGCGAGGAGCTCAAGGTCTCCAACGAGGAACTGGAAGAGCAGGGCCGCGCGCTCAAGGAATCGGCGGTGCGGCTCGAGCAGCAGCAGGTCGAGCTCGAACAGACAAACTCGCAGCTCGAGGAGCAGGCGCAGCTGCTCGAGCACCAGCGCGACGACATCGCTCGGTCGAGCGCGGCGGTCGAACTGAAGGCTCGCGAGCTTGAGCAGGCCAGCCAGTACAAGTCGGACTTCCTCGCCAACATGAGCCATGAGCTGCGCACCCCGCTCAACTCGCTGCTCATCCTTTCCAAGCTGCTCGGCGACAATCCGAACGGCAATCTGACCGACGAGCAGGCGCAATATGCCCGCACCATCCAGGCGTCGGGCAATGACCTCCTCAACCTCATCAACGACATTCTCGACCTGTCCAAGATCGAGGCCGGCCACGTCGAGGTCCGGCCGGAAGAAATGGCGATCTCGCGGATGGTCAGGGACCTGCAGCGGACCTTCGATCCGATCGCTTCCGAGCGCGGCCTGACCTTCGCGATCGACATCGGCGATGGCGCGCCCGCCGACATCGTTTCGGATCGCCAGCGCCTCGAGCAGATCCTGAAGAACCTCCTCGCCAACGCGTTCAAGTTCACCGAAAAGGGTACGGTCACGCTGGGCATCGCGAAGGCGGAAGGCGACCGCCTCGCCCTGACCGTGTCCGATACCGGGATCGGCATCGCGCCCGAACAGCAGCAAGCCATCTTCGAGGCGTTCCGCCAGGCCGACGGATCGATCAACCGCAAGTTCGGCGGGACCGGCCTCGGGCTGTCCATCTCGCGCGAGCTTGCCCGACTGCTCGGCGGAAGCATCGCGCTCGAGAGCGAGCCGGGCCGCGGAAGCCGCTTCACCGTCACCATCCCGGTCGACTATGATCCGGCGCTGGTCGCGGCCCGGCCCGAGCCCGCCGCTGCCCCCGCGAAGTCCGCGCCGCTCGCCGCCTCGCCGCAGCCGGCCATGCCCAAGCGCAAGCAGGCGGTCCGTTCGGCTCCGCTCGAAGACGACCGCGACCATCTCGGCGGCGGCCGCCGAGTGCTGCTGATCGTCGAGGATGACCGCACCTTCGCCGGAATCGTCCGCGACATCGCCCGCGAGGCCGCGTTCCAGACCCTCGTCGCCGGGACCGCCGAAGAGGCGCTCGAACTGGCGCGCGAGCACAAGCCGAGCGGGATCGTCCTCGATCTCGGGCTTCCGGACCAGTCGGGTCTCGCCGTCCTCGACCGGCTGAAGCGCGAGGACGCGACGCGTCACATTCCGATCCACGTCATCTCGGCCAGCGACCAGACCCAGACGGCTTTCTCGCTCGGCGCGATGGGCTATCTGGTCAAGCCGGTGAAGCGCGAGGAGCTCGCCCATGCGCTGGAGACGCTCGAAGCCCAGCTGACCCGCACGATGCGGCGCGTTCTGATCGTCGAGGATGACGAACGGCAGCGCGACGCGGTCGCCAAGCTGCTCGCCGGACCGGAGATCGAGACCGTCGGCGCCGGCACCGCGGCCGAATGCCTCAAGCTGTTGAGCGAAGAGACCTTCGACTGCATGGTTCTCGACCTGTCGCTGCCAGACACCTCGGGCTTCTCGCTGCTCGAGACGCTGAGCAAGGACGGCGACCACAGCTTCCCGCCGGTGATCGTCTATACCGGGCACGATCTCAGCCAGGCCGACGAGCAGCGCCTCCGCCGTTATTCGAACTCGATCATCATCAAGGGCGCCAAGTCGCCCGAGCGGCTGCTCGACGAGGTCACCCTCTTCCTCCACCAGGTCGTCTCGGAGCTTCCGCCCGAGCAGCAGAAGATGATCCAGCAGGCTCGTCACCGGGACGCCTTGCTAGAGGGCCGAACGATCCTTGTGGTCGAGGACGACGTCCGCAACGTCTACTCCCTGACCAACATCCTCGAACCGCGCGGAGCCAAGGTCAGGATCGCCCGCAACGGGCAGGAAGCGCTCGACGCGCTCGGGAACAAGAACGGCGAGGCGCCGATCGACCTCGTCCTGATGGACGTGATGATGCCGGTGATGGACGGTCTCGAGGCAACCCGGCGGATCCGCGACGACCATCGCTGGGGCAAGCTTCCGATCATCATGCTGACCGCCAAGGCGATGCCCGACGACCAGGAGAAGTGCCTGGCGGCGGGAGCAAGCGATTACATGGCCAAGCCGCTCGACGTCGACAAACTGCTGTCGCTGGTCCGGGTGTGGATGCCGCGGTGAACGAAGCGCCCGCCGAGCCGGTCGAGGACATCGAGATCCAGCTTCTGCTGGAAGCCCTCTACCTTCGCTACCATTACGACTTCCGCCATTATGCTCGGGCCTCGATCAAGCGCCGGCTCCGCCAGGCCCGTGACCAGCTGGGTTTCGACACCTTCTCGGCGATGCAGGAACAACTGCTCCACAGCGACGAGATGGTCGGGCGCCTGCTCGATTATCTGACCGTCCAAGTCAGCGAGATGTTCCGCGACCCAAGCTACTTTCGGGCCCTGCGCGAGAAGGTGCTGCCGCACCTTCGCACCTACCCCAGCCTCAAGATCTGGATCGCCGGCTGCAGCCATGGCGAGGAAGTCTATTCCTTCGCCATCATGCTGCTTGAGGAGGGGCTGCTCGACCGCACCCTCATCTATGCCACCGACATCAACCCCGAGGCGCTCGAGATCGCCCGAAGCGGGGTCTATCCGCTCGACCGCATCGCGCTCTTCACCCGCAATCACCAGCAGGCCGGCGGCAAGACCTCGCTCGCCGACTATTATACCACCGCCTACGGGCGCGCGGTTTTCGACAAGAAGCTGCGCGCGCAGGTCGTCTTCTCCGACCACAGCCTGGTCAGCGACGAAGTCTTCACCGAGTGCCAGCTGGTGTCCTGCCGCAACGTGATGATCTACTTCGACCGTCCGCTGCAGGACCGCGCTGTCGGACTGTTCCGGGACTCTCTCACCAGACGCGGTTTCCTCGGGCTCGGCTCCAAGGAGACGCTGCGCTTCTCGAGC
It contains:
- a CDS encoding sensor histidine kinase KdpD, translating into MNAGDAPRPSPDALLRQVRRDERGRLKVYLGASPGVGKTYEMLADAAGLSRAGVDVVIGVVETHGRAETTALTAGFEILPRQTLAYQGRQLEEMDLDALLARRPALALVDELAHTNAPGSRHPKRYQDVEELLAAGIDVHTTVNIQHVESLNDLVASFTRVRVRETVPDSIIEQAELEVVDLPPDELIQRLKDGKVYVPDEASRALGHFFSRSNLSALRELALRQAAQRVDRDILVDTAAGGLAGKWAAGERVLVAVSELPGADSLVRATKRLADALRAPWVALHVETARTATFGDVERQRLAATMQLASRLGGEVVSAPAETVLEGIKRYAADARTTQIVVGKSARSRWFELRHGSVVDRLVRETPDIAVHVLPLVKGAAPVPQERRPGRWGSPAGYFWSALAVAAVTGIGHLAGSIGIVSNIGMLFLVPVLIAAMRFGLRTGIATGVISSLCYNFFFIPPLYTFTIGDPENVVAFLVLLGVAIVVSQLAARVQAQATIARKSAAQNSALAGIARNLTGVTDRISLGEVLAREAAQLLQLDAIFLSRDVDGSVRLTAGAPALPRLDTLDLAAAEWAFEKNEATGRGSGTLTSSDWQFHPIATDRRVLAVLGLGGTSQGDVLRSDQHQLLVSVLDQASLALRRVALEEEMADVAKLQERDRLKAALLSSVSHDLRTPLTSILAAVEELRRRQASSETAIIEREAQRLNRFVANLLEMVRVESGALDLRLTAVDLTEAVASAVHDLRSALADHPLELQVPPNLPLVRADERLLHQCLVNLIENAAKFSPGGSPIIVAGRRTASAIELQIIDEGPGLPPGSEDRIFETFARLEGSDRVGGTGLGLAIVRGFAGGMNLTATAANRTDRTGAVFTITFPEASLLRETQQC
- the kdpC gene encoding potassium-transporting ATPase subunit KdpC, encoding MLRDLSSAIRPALVLLLAFTLLLGLVYPIAVTGVAQVALPTQANGSLLREGDRIIGSSLIGQTFASPRYFHGRPSAAGDGYDAAASSGSNLGPTSADLKNAIAERIAAARTEGVSGPVPADMVTASGSGLDPDISPANAMAQVARVAAARGMGVEALSAMVAGSVERPLLGEPRVNVLLLNRQLDRAAAQAGR
- a CDS encoding CheR family methyltransferase; amino-acid sequence: MDAAVNEAPAEPVEDIEIQLLLEALYLRYHYDFRHYARASIKRRLRQARDQLGFDTFSAMQEQLLHSDEMVGRLLDYLTVQVSEMFRDPSYFRALREKVLPHLRTYPSLKIWIAGCSHGEEVYSFAIMLLEEGLLDRTLIYATDINPEALEIARSGVYPLDRIALFTRNHQQAGGKTSLADYYTTAYGRAVFDKKLRAQVVFSDHSLVSDEVFTECQLVSCRNVMIYFDRPLQDRAVGLFRDSLTRRGFLGLGSKETLRFSSHVEAFTDFVREEKIYQRSER
- the kdpB gene encoding potassium-transporting ATPase subunit KdpB, with the translated sequence MSRTVSEPTSMFSAALVLPALVESIRKLDPRQLVRNPVMFTTGVVALLLTALLVTGHGTGSIAFQVQLVAWLWLTVLFGNFAEALAEGRGKAQAASLRDTKSQLWAKRLLGVGDTYGKIPATQLMVDEIVLVETGDLIPADGEVVAGVASVNEAAITGESAPVIREAGGDRSAVTAGTRVISDWIKVRVTQEPGEGFLDRMIALVEGASRQKTPNEVALTILLVGLTIIFLIAVATIPGLAAYSGGTIGVPLLAALLITLIPTTIAALLSAIGIAGMDRLVRFNVLAKSGRAVEAAGDIDVLLLDKTGTITLGDRHATEFRPLAGVSDAQLAEAAYLASLADETPEGRSVVALAQERYGVAPRAMPAGAEVIPFTSQTRLSGLRIDGRRLEKGAVDSILKAAGGADSPAATELKRITDEIARSGGTPLAVAENGRLLGALHLKDIIKAGMRERFTQLRAMGIRTVMITGDNPLTAASIAAEAGVDDFLAEATPEDKLELIRKEQTGGRLVAMCGDGTNDAPALAQSDVGIAMNTGTQAAREAGNMVDLDSDPTKLIEVVGLGKQLLMTRGALTTFSVANDVAKYFAIIPAIFVALYPTLGMLNVMRLGSSESAILSAIIFNALIIPLLVPLALKGVRYRPAPAGDILRRNLAVYGLGGLVAPFVGIKLIDMAVVGLHLA
- a CDS encoding response regulator codes for the protein MKKNQEDALGMRSNLGTLAGIAAALLFFLATGIVTYLNIQSVRTETDRVATTHEVITGLGDLLSAMQDAETGQRGYLLTGDPAFLQPYRDAQSRSVASLQSLDRLTHDDPAQQANLRALRPQVDAKFAGLARSIEVRRTQGLQGTLTTIDADRDKAEMDAVRARIAQLRAEERRTRLSRLDQRDAAFQSAILSTILAALLGMGLTLAIGFLNHRAMQLRRRQLWLRSGEVGLSQAMLGDKDVRGLSGDIVDYLTSYTGAQAAVLFKGEHGVFQQMATLGVPSEAKVPQRFALREGLLGRVAAEGAPMIIDDVPEGYLTIGSALGSDVPRHLVIAPLRADGLVNAVVELGFLKAVDDRVLELLEHVAQPAGTALRSAKYRTELQMLLEETQRQTEELQVQSEELKVSNEELEEQGRALKESAVRLEQQQVELEQTNSQLEEQAQLLEHQRDDIARSSAAVELKARELEQASQYKSDFLANMSHELRTPLNSLLILSKLLGDNPNGNLTDEQAQYARTIQASGNDLLNLINDILDLSKIEAGHVEVRPEEMAISRMVRDLQRTFDPIASERGLTFAIDIGDGAPADIVSDRQRLEQILKNLLANAFKFTEKGTVTLGIAKAEGDRLALTVSDTGIGIAPEQQQAIFEAFRQADGSINRKFGGTGLGLSISRELARLLGGSIALESEPGRGSRFTVTIPVDYDPALVAARPEPAAAPAKSAPLAASPQPAMPKRKQAVRSAPLEDDRDHLGGGRRVLLIVEDDRTFAGIVRDIAREAAFQTLVAGTAEEALELAREHKPSGIVLDLGLPDQSGLAVLDRLKREDATRHIPIHVISASDQTQTAFSLGAMGYLVKPVKREELAHALETLEAQLTRTMRRVLIVEDDERQRDAVAKLLAGPEIETVGAGTAAECLKLLSEETFDCMVLDLSLPDTSGFSLLETLSKDGDHSFPPVIVYTGHDLSQADEQRLRRYSNSIIIKGAKSPERLLDEVTLFLHQVVSELPPEQQKMIQQARHRDALLEGRTILVVEDDVRNVYSLTNILEPRGAKVRIARNGQEALDALGNKNGEAPIDLVLMDVMMPVMDGLEATRRIRDDHRWGKLPIIMLTAKAMPDDQEKCLAAGASDYMAKPLDVDKLLSLVRVWMPR
- a CDS encoding response regulator, with product MLSAAPILIVDDEPAIRRLLRGALERSGHAVVEAESGREALGALEIDKPALVLLDLGLPDRDGLELIPLFKARAVAVLVVSAREATAEKVAALDLGADDYVTKPFDTEEVLARVRTALRRTVSASGDPLLTIGDVAIDLDKRRVTRAGEDVHLRPKEYALLSELARQPGKVLTHAHLLRTIWGPAHERDLEYLRVAARGLRLKLEQDPASPRMIINEPAVGYRLNERSPAD